A region of Bacteroidota bacterium DNA encodes the following proteins:
- a CDS encoding Rne/Rng family ribonuclease: MSKEIIINASKDRSRIAIVEDGELVELYVENPDNVRTIGNIYLGRVRKIMPAIRAAFVDIGQQQDAFLHFSDLTDNVPELLAIAAGDIPDARSLMKAPKSLQASEDDDTATADLEMESDDERRNRQRREQTKRRRGRRGGRRRGGRNRGGDNRRSEEEEEESTPRARRTSPYVIDLTSQAAKPSMPARTDRTASSDAATAVPPAEASGNGAEKLADPAPNAEASSGTAPGDEPAGDAKRSTRSRSRRSKQNDAVRAEETLQAAEAPSADTEQAEAPQANATDAAAEEAPAEKRTPVRRSSAPRRRSQRRSERAETESPGAAAPDAATTEASEPEAGTPQNDDAASDADERDAPSRRSRGRGGRRRSEQHAEASAEVAQGEADEETSNDQPAAKAEPQRRSRSGSRRSSRRRPEAQDEVQDTASGDVPAAKQDASKAEPESASPQDSDDQEAASKGGRSRRSRGRRGGRGRNRGRAKTDDAQDDAQQPTPGQRASEQKASEQKTSGRKATSRGASAKQTSKSEKQDAPKSSSPRSQRSSKPSGKSSSKESNGEARPIAMVASSKRAEDYLQRDQNILVKIIKEPISAKGSRISTDISLAGRFMVLVPMADYVAVSKKIESSKERRRLRSLASSLRPEGFGIIVRTVADGRDAKALDTDLRLLLDKWRSIEKQLRDKVKPPAALYEDVNMVSSIIRDLFTDDFDRILIDDPKLYRNVKGYIEAVAPQMAKNVQLYKGRQGIYRSASIERSVEEAFSPRVNMRSGGYLFIEHTEAMHVVDVNSGRAGRGKSQAQNLLDVNLEAAREIAKQLRLRDLGGIICVDFIDMRLDSHRRRLYDTLKQEFRKDRAVTKLLPMSDFGVVQITRQRLRPSITADGDGQNGQEAAGAGEIVQSDRTRHEIDRIAREEKTTVVTEATLHEAPVASPSAPATEAEDSRSAAEVVTHLEAWLSHYRDNVGERHKHRPIVVRVHPFMAAFLKRGIPSMLLRWRMRFRAPRFEVDVTDDVNPLTFEVRDRKSGKDLTRKYAVQSGK; the protein is encoded by the coding sequence ATGTCCAAGGAAATCATCATCAACGCGAGCAAGGACCGCTCGCGCATCGCCATCGTGGAGGATGGGGAGCTCGTAGAGCTCTACGTCGAAAACCCGGATAACGTCCGGACGATTGGCAATATTTATCTCGGCCGCGTCCGCAAGATCATGCCCGCCATCCGTGCGGCGTTTGTGGACATCGGCCAGCAGCAGGACGCCTTCCTGCACTTCTCCGACCTGACGGACAACGTTCCTGAGTTGCTCGCCATCGCGGCGGGTGACATCCCGGACGCGCGCAGCCTGATGAAGGCGCCGAAGTCGCTCCAGGCCAGCGAGGACGACGACACCGCGACCGCGGACCTGGAGATGGAGTCGGACGACGAGCGCCGCAACCGCCAGCGCCGCGAGCAGACCAAGCGCCGCCGCGGTCGTCGTGGCGGTCGTCGTCGTGGCGGTCGCAACCGAGGCGGTGACAACCGTCGCTCGGAGGAAGAGGAAGAGGAGTCGACGCCGCGCGCCCGGCGCACCTCGCCCTATGTGATCGACCTCACGTCGCAGGCCGCCAAGCCGTCGATGCCGGCTCGCACCGACAGAACCGCATCGAGCGATGCAGCGACCGCAGTGCCTCCGGCTGAGGCATCAGGCAACGGTGCTGAGAAGCTCGCCGATCCTGCGCCGAACGCAGAGGCGTCCAGCGGCACCGCGCCTGGCGACGAGCCTGCGGGCGACGCGAAGCGCAGCACCCGGAGCCGCTCGCGCCGCTCAAAGCAAAACGATGCTGTGCGGGCCGAGGAGACGCTACAGGCTGCGGAGGCGCCGAGCGCTGACACCGAACAGGCTGAAGCTCCCCAGGCCAATGCTACCGACGCCGCAGCCGAGGAGGCACCGGCGGAGAAGCGCACGCCAGTGCGTCGGTCCTCAGCACCGCGCCGGCGCAGCCAGCGTCGTAGCGAGCGTGCCGAGACGGAGTCGCCTGGCGCCGCCGCGCCGGACGCAGCTACCACCGAGGCGTCCGAGCCTGAAGCGGGGACACCCCAGAACGATGACGCTGCGTCGGACGCCGACGAGCGTGACGCACCGTCGCGCCGCTCGCGGGGCCGTGGTGGCCGCCGCCGTTCCGAACAGCACGCCGAGGCCTCGGCAGAGGTCGCCCAAGGCGAGGCGGACGAGGAAACCAGCAACGACCAGCCTGCCGCCAAAGCCGAGCCACAACGCCGCAGCCGCTCGGGTAGCCGTCGCTCCTCGCGCCGCCGTCCGGAGGCGCAGGATGAGGTGCAGGACACCGCGTCCGGCGACGTGCCTGCGGCGAAGCAGGACGCCTCCAAGGCGGAACCGGAGAGCGCCTCGCCGCAAGACTCAGACGACCAGGAAGCTGCCAGCAAGGGCGGTCGGTCGCGTCGCTCGCGCGGGCGCCGCGGCGGGCGGGGCCGAAACCGAGGCCGCGCCAAGACCGACGACGCGCAGGACGACGCGCAGCAGCCGACTCCTGGGCAGAGGGCGTCGGAGCAGAAGGCGTCGGAGCAGAAGACATCAGGGCGAAAGGCCACGTCCCGTGGAGCGTCGGCCAAGCAGACGTCCAAGAGCGAGAAGCAAGACGCGCCCAAGTCGTCGTCGCCACGTTCGCAGCGGTCGTCGAAGCCGTCCGGAAAGTCTTCCTCCAAGGAGTCCAACGGCGAGGCGCGGCCCATCGCCATGGTGGCCTCGTCGAAGCGCGCCGAGGACTACCTCCAGCGCGACCAGAACATCCTCGTCAAGATCATCAAGGAGCCGATCTCGGCGAAGGGCAGCCGCATCTCGACGGACATCTCGCTCGCCGGGCGCTTCATGGTGCTCGTGCCGATGGCCGACTACGTGGCCGTCTCGAAGAAGATCGAGTCGTCGAAGGAGCGCCGCCGCCTGCGCTCGCTCGCGAGCAGCCTCCGGCCCGAAGGCTTCGGCATCATCGTCCGCACCGTCGCCGACGGCCGCGACGCGAAGGCCCTCGACACTGACCTCCGTCTGCTCCTCGACAAGTGGCGCTCCATCGAGAAGCAACTCCGCGATAAGGTCAAGCCGCCCGCAGCGCTCTACGAGGACGTCAACATGGTGTCGTCGATCATCCGCGACCTGTTCACAGACGACTTCGACCGCATCCTCATCGACGACCCGAAGCTCTACCGCAACGTCAAGGGCTACATCGAGGCGGTCGCGCCGCAGATGGCCAAGAACGTGCAGCTCTACAAGGGCCGCCAGGGCATCTACCGCTCGGCCAGCATCGAGCGCTCCGTCGAAGAGGCGTTCTCGCCGCGCGTGAACATGAGGTCGGGCGGCTACCTCTTCATCGAGCACACCGAGGCGATGCACGTCGTGGACGTGAACTCGGGCCGCGCCGGACGCGGGAAGTCGCAGGCACAGAACCTACTCGATGTCAACCTGGAGGCCGCCCGCGAGATCGCCAAGCAGCTCCGCCTGCGCGACCTCGGCGGCATCATCTGCGTCGACTTCATCGACATGCGGCTCGACAGCCACCGCCGCAGGCTCTACGACACGCTCAAGCAGGAATTCCGCAAGGACCGCGCAGTGACAAAGCTGCTCCCGATGAGCGACTTCGGCGTGGTGCAGATCACGCGCCAGCGCCTCCGTCCGAGCATCACCGCCGACGGCGACGGCCAGAACGGCCAGGAAGCCGCTGGAGCGGGCGAGATCGTCCAGAGCGACCGCACGCGCCACGAGATCGACCGCATCGCCCGCGAAGAGAAGACGACAGTGGTGACCGAGGCGACGCTGCACGAAGCGCCTGTCGCGTCGCCGTCGGCGCCTGCAACGGAGGCCGAGGACTCCCGGTCGGCCGCCGAGGTGGTGACCCATCTGGAAGCGTGGCTGAGTCACTACCGCGACAACGTCGGCGAGAGGCACAAGCACCGCCCCATCGTGGTGCGCGTCCACCCGTTCATGGCGGCGTTCCTCAAGCGTGGCATCCCGAGCATGCTCCTCCGCTGGCGCATGCGCTTCCGCGCTCCCCGCTTCGAGGTCGACGTGACCGACGACGTGAACCCCCTCACGTTCGAAGTGCGCGATAGGAAGTCAGGGAAGGACCTCACGAGGAAGTACGCTGTCCAGAGTGGCAAGTAA
- a CDS encoding citrate/2-methylcitrate synthase, translated as MSAPPSAPTNTRGLAGVVALDSKISAINGDEGTLVYQGYTIEDLARDASFEETVYLLWNGVMPNQAQLDELNAQLRAERALPDGVTNLLRATPRDANPMAVLRTAVSYLAAFDPDADADVTDRAAGYRKAVKLTAKMPTIVAAFDRLRKGLEPVAPRAEGSTAFEFLRMLTGEEPGARAEEVMDACLVLHADHGLNASTFTARVIGSTLADMYGAVAGAIGALKGPLHGGANRAVMEMLQEIDAHDLDTQEYIEQKLGRKEKVMGIGHRVYRTLDPRAKILGAMLEGLSEEKGEMKWYEMSVAIQSIIKEEKGLNPNVDFFSASVYYLLGIEPDLYTTIFAVSRTAGWTANLLEQWEDNRLIRPRAEYIGPRDKTILPIAER; from the coding sequence ATGTCTGCTCCTCCGTCTGCCCCCACCAACACCCGCGGCCTCGCGGGCGTCGTCGCGCTCGACTCCAAGATCTCGGCAATCAACGGCGACGAGGGCACGCTCGTCTACCAGGGCTACACCATCGAGGACCTTGCGCGGGACGCGAGCTTCGAAGAGACCGTCTACCTACTCTGGAATGGCGTGATGCCCAACCAGGCGCAGCTCGACGAACTCAACGCACAGCTTCGCGCTGAGCGCGCCCTCCCGGACGGCGTCACCAACCTGCTGAGGGCGACCCCGCGCGACGCCAACCCGATGGCCGTCCTGCGTACCGCCGTGAGCTACCTCGCCGCCTTCGACCCGGACGCCGATGCCGATGTCACCGACCGCGCGGCAGGCTACCGCAAGGCGGTCAAGCTCACCGCCAAGATGCCAACCATCGTGGCGGCGTTCGATCGGCTGCGCAAAGGGCTGGAGCCTGTCGCCCCCCGTGCTGAGGGCTCGACGGCGTTCGAGTTTTTGCGCATGCTCACCGGCGAGGAGCCGGGCGCACGCGCCGAGGAGGTCATGGACGCCTGCCTCGTGCTCCACGCCGACCATGGCCTCAACGCCTCGACTTTCACCGCCCGCGTCATCGGCTCGACACTCGCCGACATGTATGGGGCTGTTGCTGGGGCGATCGGCGCGCTCAAGGGACCGCTGCACGGCGGCGCCAACCGCGCCGTGATGGAGATGCTCCAGGAGATCGACGCCCACGACCTCGACACGCAGGAGTACATCGAGCAAAAGCTCGGCCGCAAGGAGAAAGTCATGGGCATCGGGCACCGGGTCTACCGGACCCTCGACCCGCGCGCCAAGATCCTCGGGGCCATGCTTGAAGGCCTCTCCGAAGAGAAAGGCGAGATGAAGTGGTACGAGATGTCGGTCGCCATCCAGTCCATCATCAAAGAAGAGAAGGGCCTCAACCCAAACGTCGACTTCTTCTCGGCGTCGGTCTACTACCTCCTCGGTATCGAACCGGACCTCTACACGACGATCTTTGCCGTCAGCCGCACGGCGGGCTGGACGGCCAACCTGCTGGAGCAGTGGGAGGACAACCGCCTCATCCGCCCCCGCGCCGAGTACATCGGCCCGCGCGACAAGACCATCCTACCCATCGCGGAGCGGTAG
- the sdhC gene encoding succinate dehydrogenase, cytochrome b556 subunit, producing the protein MAVDTLARSQAAAKPKPFTRYKVRTGMFAWMLHRLTGLALVGYLVVHVWGLRAITNAEAYNTLIAKYHAPIFKVGEFLLLGAVIYHALNGLRIVLIDFMGWSPNQTKLFWTLGAVAAVLFTVGGYPSIAALVAHFGA; encoded by the coding sequence ATGGCTGTCGACACCCTCGCCCGTAGCCAGGCCGCTGCCAAGCCGAAGCCGTTCACACGCTACAAGGTGCGCACGGGCATGTTTGCCTGGATGCTGCACCGCCTCACTGGCCTCGCGCTCGTGGGCTACCTCGTGGTCCACGTCTGGGGCCTGCGCGCGATCACCAACGCCGAGGCGTACAACACGCTCATCGCGAAGTACCACGCGCCCATCTTCAAAGTGGGCGAGTTCTTGCTGCTGGGCGCCGTGATCTACCACGCGCTCAACGGACTCCGCATCGTGCTAATTGACTTCATGGGCTGGAGCCCAAACCAAACCAAGCTCTTCTGGACGCTCGGCGCGGTGGCGGCGGTGCTCTTCACCGTCGGCGGCTACCCCAGCATCGCGGCACTCGTAGCACACTTCGGCGCGTAG
- a CDS encoding succinate dehydrogenase, with product MAKQYGRSAKSSAYQWFIHRITGTFLVFLLITHFWVQHYDRTTASISHSVITASEAKEGVLPQYSERANEAVEARRGSWLESQEAGAAEAAPSVQIIPTDESDALAGHEGGATPYDILMLRLADPVYAVLWKAFNILFLVFALHHGFYGLNNIITDYVRNDMARVGAVALSWTVAFGLLVIGVYSVTVAGLNL from the coding sequence ATGGCTAAGCAATACGGGCGCAGCGCGAAGTCGAGCGCCTACCAGTGGTTCATCCACCGCATCACCGGCACGTTCCTCGTGTTCCTCCTCATCACCCACTTCTGGGTGCAGCACTACGACCGCACGACGGCCTCCATCTCGCACTCGGTCATCACGGCCTCGGAGGCGAAGGAAGGCGTCCTGCCGCAGTATTCCGAGCGCGCCAACGAGGCCGTCGAGGCGCGGCGCGGAAGTTGGCTAGAGAGCCAGGAAGCCGGAGCAGCCGAAGCAGCCCCCAGCGTGCAAATCATCCCCACCGACGAAAGCGACGCACTCGCGGGCCATGAGGGCGGCGCGACGCCGTATGACATCCTGATGCTGCGTCTCGCCGACCCGGTCTATGCGGTGCTGTGGAAGGCGTTCAACATCCTGTTCCTCGTCTTCGCGCTGCACCACGGCTTCTACGGCCTCAACAACATCATCACCGACTACGTCCGCAACGATATGGCGCGCGTCGGCGCGGTCGCGCTCTCGTGGACCGTTGCCTTCGGACTGCTCGTCATCGGCGTCTACTCGGTGACCGTCGCCGGACTCAATCTTTAG
- the sdhA gene encoding succinate dehydrogenase flavoprotein subunit produces MTFTHDIVIVGAGGAGLMAALYAREGGADVAVVSKLHPLRSHTGAAQGGIGAALGNEEEDHWLWHAFDTTKGSDYLGDQDAIEILCQDAPRTIIELEHYGVPFSRTKEGKIAQRRFGGHTRNFGEAPVRRACYAADRTGHMILHTLYEQCVKQNVNFYDEFQVLDLVTNEDDAVVGCVAYEILTGEVHTFHSKITCFATGGYGRAFKTTSNAHAGTGDGFSMVLRAGIPLQDMEFVQFHPTGLYRLGILITEGARGEGGILRNSDGERFMERYAPTVKDLAPRDMVSQCIYKEIREGRGIKGRDHVVLDMTHVGKDVLEHKLPEISTFSRVYLGIDPVKQPIPVAPTCHYAMGGIPTNVDGQVVRGTDNTNPDDFVEGFYACGECGCVSVHGANRLGTNSLLDLVVIGRRTGMAMARAINEGKTLHPMVDSPEKRTRELLDDLLSRDKGEPTVAVRTDLQESMMKNVSVFRNEDTLSEAMADLAAFRQRARNVVVQDKGKRFNTDLMDAVEIGFMVDYAEAIAGSARHRTESRGAHLREDFPKRNDDEWLRHTLFFSDGNGTIEMGDKPVTVTRFQPKERKY; encoded by the coding sequence ATGACTTTCACGCACGACATCGTAATCGTTGGAGCCGGCGGCGCGGGCCTGATGGCAGCGCTGTATGCCCGCGAGGGCGGCGCGGACGTCGCCGTCGTCTCGAAGCTGCACCCCCTGCGCAGCCACACTGGCGCGGCCCAAGGCGGCATCGGCGCAGCGCTCGGCAACGAGGAGGAGGACCACTGGCTCTGGCACGCCTTCGACACCACGAAGGGCTCCGACTACCTCGGCGACCAAGACGCCATCGAGATCCTCTGCCAGGACGCCCCGCGCACGATCATCGAGCTCGAGCACTACGGCGTGCCGTTCTCCCGCACGAAGGAGGGCAAGATCGCCCAGCGCCGCTTCGGCGGGCACACACGCAACTTCGGCGAGGCCCCCGTCCGCCGCGCGTGCTACGCCGCCGACCGCACCGGCCACATGATTCTGCACACGCTCTACGAGCAGTGTGTGAAGCAGAACGTCAACTTCTACGACGAATTCCAGGTGCTCGACCTCGTCACGAACGAGGACGACGCCGTCGTGGGGTGCGTGGCCTATGAGATCCTCACGGGCGAGGTCCACACGTTCCACTCGAAGATCACCTGCTTCGCCACGGGCGGCTACGGCCGCGCGTTCAAGACGACATCCAACGCCCACGCGGGCACGGGCGACGGCTTCTCGATGGTGCTGCGCGCGGGCATCCCGCTGCAGGACATGGAGTTCGTGCAGTTCCACCCGACGGGCCTCTACCGCCTCGGCATCCTCATCACCGAGGGCGCACGCGGCGAGGGCGGCATCCTTCGCAACTCCGACGGCGAGCGCTTCATGGAGCGCTACGCGCCGACAGTGAAGGACCTCGCGCCGCGCGACATGGTGTCGCAGTGCATCTACAAGGAGATCCGCGAAGGCCGCGGCATCAAAGGCCGCGACCACGTCGTGCTCGATATGACGCACGTCGGCAAGGACGTACTGGAGCACAAGCTCCCGGAGATCTCGACGTTCTCCCGCGTCTACCTCGGCATCGACCCCGTCAAGCAGCCGATCCCGGTGGCCCCGACCTGCCACTACGCGATGGGCGGCATCCCGACCAACGTGGACGGGCAGGTCGTGCGCGGCACGGACAACACCAACCCCGACGACTTCGTAGAGGGCTTCTACGCCTGCGGTGAGTGCGGCTGCGTGAGCGTCCACGGTGCCAACCGACTGGGCACGAACTCGCTACTCGACCTCGTGGTGATCGGCCGCCGCACTGGCATGGCGATGGCCCGCGCGATCAACGAGGGCAAGACGCTCCACCCGATGGTCGACAGCCCGGAGAAGCGCACCCGCGAGCTGCTCGACGACCTGCTCAGCCGCGACAAGGGCGAGCCGACCGTCGCCGTGCGGACCGACCTCCAGGAGTCGATGATGAAGAACGTCTCGGTCTTCCGCAACGAGGACACGCTCTCCGAGGCGATGGCCGACCTCGCCGCCTTCCGCCAGCGCGCCCGCAACGTGGTCGTGCAGGATAAGGGCAAGCGCTTCAACACCGACCTCATGGACGCCGTCGAGATCGGCTTCATGGTCGACTACGCCGAAGCCATCGCCGGGAGCGCCCGCCACCGCACGGAGAGCCGTGGCGCGCACCTCCGCGAGGACTTCCCGAAGCGCAACGACGACGAGTGGCTCCGCCACACGCTCTTCTTCAGCGACGGCAACGGCACCATCGAGATGGGCGACAAGCCCGTCACCGTCACCCGCTTCCAGCCGAAGGAGCGCAAGTACTAG
- a CDS encoding succinate dehydrogenase iron-sulfur subunit, translating into MTVTVKVQRFNPEVDDKPRWESFQVPTDPMDRALDLLHYIKWHLDGSLAFRKSCAHGICGSDAMKIDGENKLACSILLHDLGTKDGGTVTFEPLPAAPVVKDLVIDQSKFFAKYRAIMPWLINSTPAPEKERFQSPEQHAIIEDATKCIMCGACTHSCPSTWADPDYLGPAAMLKAFRYVFDSRDTESEERLKVVDSKDGLWKCYTIFNCVQACPKEIDITRWLSALKRKSVTARL; encoded by the coding sequence ATGACGGTCACCGTGAAGGTGCAGCGCTTCAACCCCGAGGTCGACGACAAGCCTCGCTGGGAGTCCTTCCAGGTTCCGACCGACCCGATGGACCGCGCCCTCGACCTGCTCCACTACATCAAGTGGCACCTTGATGGCTCGCTCGCCTTCCGCAAGTCCTGCGCGCACGGCATCTGCGGCTCCGACGCGATGAAGATCGACGGCGAGAACAAGCTCGCCTGTTCGATCCTGCTCCACGACCTCGGCACGAAGGACGGCGGCACGGTCACCTTCGAGCCGCTCCCGGCCGCGCCGGTCGTGAAGGACCTCGTGATCGACCAGAGCAAGTTCTTCGCGAAGTACCGCGCGATCATGCCCTGGCTCATCAACAGCACACCGGCCCCGGAGAAGGAGCGGTTCCAGAGCCCCGAGCAGCACGCCATCATCGAGGACGCGACCAAGTGCATCATGTGCGGCGCGTGCACGCACTCGTGCCCCTCGACGTGGGCCGACCCGGACTACCTCGGCCCCGCCGCCATGCTGAAGGCCTTCCGCTACGTCTTCGACAGCCGCGACACGGAGAGCGAGGAGCGTCTCAAGGTCGTTGACTCCAAGGACGGCCTCTGGAAGTGCTACACCATCTTCAACTGTGTGCAGGCCTGCCCGAAGGAGATCGACATCACGCGGTGGCTCTCCGCCCTCAAGCGGAAGTCGGTCACGGCGCGGCTCTGA
- a CDS encoding T9SS type A sorting domain-containing protein, producing the protein MWVSLRLTLSFALAAFFVAAPAFGQTGSAEKRLPTTPATASAVATDCQVGIAEAELVVSDVRAKLYNMGNLFWRSFDPVYRVPKTGSAGAVFAFGLLVSGFVDSDFRAVGSEYGPFEFAPGPLDDAGNAPVDCAAFDRIWSVTDQDLRRYDDTGIATRDLRDWPADLGAEVIDGDGNPDNYDLPAGDRPRLFGTQTAFWVMNDVGVPHQRTGSLPLGIEVQVTAWAIASADAALDQATYYRYRVVNKSGRRINDMIVSLFADMDLGLQFEDDYIGSDPARDLGFTYNADNLDEDGYGTQLPAIGVRLLDARAGAVTYFNNGGCTDQCDPEDAEQIRFYQTGRWKDGEPFTIGNTGRGGTEATSFVYAEEPGAFWSEPCPEAGCAGDPIEPSDRRFLISTAPFNLATGASRDVTFALPFAFGTQNFGPVGNPTGSVQAMKRASDRIQAAFDDGSLLAPASRTLTLAAPTLLTPADGAELTLEDAEAPPRLQWSSVPGAEGYRILFDVERDGRTVTSALYTTNTEITIGGPPAGEVYTYRWSVEADGRLADGSRIAGERSETGTFTLFRYVPGLLGNNGEGIVEVASASGTDPCADTPTDVGCAGGIGGNTVWQDPDATGDYYISGGSTGGLSDLALNRTIADEDDVEVRFTAACAEPGACLAVYFTPASRNGQILSVPFEAWYLASTPDDPSDDLRMIPQVLENGDTPVVDFANTFTDNDLWGDSNAPVTERVYLFMPDLPDGYSLFNEAARRFGGPGAEYDRTADGDTQVDLADEDSEVCSAQGLYTDFCFRGPDRGRSYLYGNIVFADAAGDGTTPGVGTIVRFKTNKRQPVVDEPPTPPVAPLALTVYPNPAQGTATLAYTLPETGRTQLVVYDVLGRVVARLADEMQATDMTHTATLDTARLSAGVYVAVLVTEDGRQTRTFTVVR; encoded by the coding sequence ATGTGGGTATCGCTACGCCTCACGCTCTCCTTCGCACTTGCCGCATTCTTCGTGGCCGCCCCAGCTTTCGGACAGACGGGCTCTGCCGAGAAGCGCCTTCCTACCACACCAGCAACGGCCAGCGCCGTAGCTACCGACTGCCAAGTCGGCATCGCCGAGGCTGAACTCGTGGTGAGCGATGTCCGCGCCAAGCTCTACAACATGGGCAACCTCTTCTGGCGCAGCTTTGACCCCGTCTACCGGGTGCCCAAGACCGGCAGCGCGGGCGCTGTCTTTGCCTTTGGCCTCCTGGTTTCAGGGTTCGTAGACAGCGACTTTCGAGCAGTTGGCAGTGAATACGGCCCGTTCGAGTTCGCCCCCGGCCCCCTCGACGATGCCGGCAACGCTCCTGTCGACTGCGCCGCCTTCGACCGCATCTGGAGCGTCACCGACCAGGACCTCCGCCGCTACGACGACACGGGCATCGCTACCCGCGATCTGCGCGACTGGCCCGCCGATCTCGGTGCCGAGGTGATCGATGGCGACGGCAACCCCGACAACTACGACCTCCCGGCGGGCGACCGGCCCCGCCTCTTCGGCACGCAGACGGCCTTCTGGGTCATGAACGACGTGGGCGTACCGCACCAGCGCACGGGAAGCCTGCCGCTGGGCATCGAGGTGCAGGTGACGGCGTGGGCCATTGCGAGCGCCGACGCGGCGCTCGACCAGGCGACATACTACCGCTACCGCGTCGTGAACAAGAGTGGGCGTCGCATCAATGACATGATCGTCTCGCTCTTCGCCGACATGGATCTCGGCCTTCAGTTCGAGGATGACTACATCGGCAGCGATCCTGCACGGGACCTTGGCTTCACCTACAACGCTGACAATCTGGACGAAGACGGCTACGGAACGCAACTGCCTGCGATCGGTGTCCGCTTGCTCGACGCTCGGGCGGGCGCGGTGACGTACTTCAACAACGGGGGCTGCACCGACCAGTGCGACCCAGAAGACGCTGAGCAAATTCGCTTCTATCAGACGGGTCGGTGGAAGGATGGCGAGCCCTTCACGATTGGCAACACAGGGCGGGGCGGCACCGAGGCAACGAGCTTCGTCTACGCCGAAGAACCTGGGGCCTTCTGGAGCGAGCCGTGCCCCGAGGCAGGGTGTGCGGGGGACCCAATCGAGCCCTCCGACCGGCGCTTCCTGATTTCGACAGCACCCTTCAACCTAGCCACTGGCGCCTCGCGCGACGTGACGTTTGCGCTGCCCTTCGCCTTTGGAACGCAGAACTTCGGGCCGGTAGGCAATCCTACAGGCTCGGTCCAGGCGATGAAGCGCGCCAGCGACCGCATCCAGGCCGCCTTCGACGACGGCTCGCTCCTCGCGCCAGCCTCACGTACGCTCACCCTCGCTGCGCCCACGTTGCTCACGCCAGCCGACGGGGCCGAACTGACTCTGGAGGACGCTGAAGCACCCCCCCGTCTCCAATGGTCTTCGGTGCCTGGCGCCGAAGGGTATCGCATCCTCTTCGACGTAGAGCGGGACGGACGCACCGTCACCTCAGCGCTCTACACGACCAACACGGAGATCACCATCGGCGGCCCCCCGGCTGGAGAGGTCTACACGTATCGCTGGTCTGTCGAAGCCGACGGGCGCCTCGCCGACGGCAGCCGGATCGCGGGCGAGCGCTCCGAGACCGGCACGTTCACGCTCTTTCGCTACGTTCCCGGCTTGCTGGGCAACAATGGCGAGGGCATCGTTGAGGTCGCGAGTGCCTCGGGCACCGACCCTTGCGCCGACACCCCCACGGACGTGGGCTGCGCTGGTGGGATCGGCGGCAACACCGTCTGGCAAGACCCCGACGCCACCGGCGACTACTACATCTCCGGAGGCTCAACAGGAGGCCTCAGTGACCTTGCTCTCAACCGCACCATCGCCGACGAAGACGACGTGGAGGTGCGCTTCACCGCGGCCTGCGCCGAGCCGGGCGCGTGCCTTGCTGTCTACTTCACGCCGGCGTCGCGCAACGGCCAGATTCTCAGCGTACCGTTTGAGGCCTGGTACCTCGCCAGCACGCCCGACGACCCCTCGGACGATCTCCGCATGATCCCGCAGGTGCTCGAGAACGGGGACACCCCTGTGGTTGACTTCGCGAACACGTTCACAGACAACGACCTGTGGGGCGATTCCAACGCCCCGGTCACCGAGCGCGTCTACCTCTTCATGCCCGACCTCCCCGACGGCTACAGCCTCTTCAACGAGGCCGCGCGCCGCTTCGGAGGTCCAGGGGCCGAGTACGACCGGACAGCCGACGGCGATACACAGGTCGACCTTGCCGACGAAGACAGCGAGGTGTGCAGTGCGCAAGGCCTCTACACCGACTTCTGCTTCCGGGGGCCGGACCGCGGCCGGAGCTACCTCTACGGCAATATTGTCTTCGCCGACGCCGCAGGCGACGGGACCACACCAGGCGTCGGGACCATCGTGCGGTTCAAGACCAACAAGCGCCAGCCGGTCGTGGACGAACCTCCCACGCCGCCGGTTGCTCCGCTCGCTTTGACGGTCTACCCAAACCCGGCGCAGGGCACGGCGACCCTCGCCTACACGCTGCCCGAAACGGGACGGACGCAGCTGGTGGTCTACGACGTGCTAGGCCGTGTCGTCGCGCGCCTCGCCGATGAAATGCAGGCCACCGATATGACCCACACGGCTACCCTCGACACGGCCCGGCTGTCCGCTGGCGTCTATGTCGCCGTGCTGGTTACTGAGGACGGTCGCCAGACGCGCACCTTCACGGTTGTGCGCTAG